The proteins below come from a single Saccharopolyspora sp. SCSIO 74807 genomic window:
- a CDS encoding metallophosphoesterase — protein MLAGGAVGAATFGYAAGVERSHWTLRRAEIPVLAEGAPELRVLHISDLHMLPNQRSKQRWVAALDELAPDLVVNTGDNLAHPQAVPAALRALGSLLDRPGLFVFGSNDYYGPKPKNPARYLLPSAKTKRIHGDPLPWRDLRAAMTERGWLDVTHRWSDLEVNGVRIHVAGLDDPHLKRDKYSKIAGAPAHDAHLRLGLTHSPEPRVLDAFADDDYDLVLAGHTHGGQLRLPGYGALVTNCELDRARARGASTWGERMHLHVSAGLGTSPYAPVRFACPPEATLLTLVPRSRAGSAESAAAVGSPPSGARTNIR, from the coding sequence ATGCTCGCCGGTGGCGCGGTCGGTGCCGCCACCTTCGGATACGCCGCCGGTGTGGAACGCAGCCACTGGACGCTACGGCGCGCGGAGATTCCCGTGCTGGCCGAAGGCGCCCCCGAACTACGCGTGCTGCACATCTCCGACCTGCACATGCTGCCGAACCAGCGCTCCAAGCAGCGTTGGGTGGCCGCGCTGGACGAACTCGCCCCCGACCTGGTCGTCAACACCGGCGACAACCTGGCGCACCCGCAGGCGGTGCCCGCCGCGCTGCGCGCACTGGGCTCGCTGCTGGACCGGCCGGGCCTGTTCGTGTTCGGCAGCAACGACTACTACGGGCCGAAGCCGAAGAACCCCGCGCGCTACCTGCTGCCGTCGGCGAAGACCAAGCGCATCCACGGCGACCCGCTGCCGTGGCGGGATCTGCGCGCGGCGATGACCGAGCGCGGCTGGCTCGACGTGACGCACCGTTGGAGCGACCTGGAAGTCAACGGAGTGCGCATCCACGTCGCCGGGCTCGACGACCCGCACCTCAAGCGGGACAAGTACTCGAAGATCGCGGGCGCGCCCGCGCACGACGCCCACCTGCGGCTGGGCCTGACGCACTCGCCCGAGCCGCGGGTGCTGGACGCGTTCGCCGACGACGACTACGACCTCGTGCTGGCCGGGCACACCCACGGCGGCCAGCTGCGGCTGCCGGGCTACGGCGCGCTGGTCACCAACTGCGAGCTGGACCGCGCGCGGGCGCGCGGCGCATCGACGTGGGGCGAGCGGATGCACCTGCACGTCTCGGCCGGTCTGGGCACCTCGCCGTACGCGCCGGTGCGCTTCGCCTGCCCGCCGGAGGCGACGCTGTTGACGCTGGTCCCGCGTTCGCGCGCCGGGTCGGCCGAGTCGGCGGCCGCGGTCGGCAGCCCCCCTTCCGGAGCGCGCACGAACATCCGCTAG
- a CDS encoding IS481 family transposase, with the protein MHHRNAPLSVEGRRRLVQRCQTRPIAHVAAEMGLSRQCASKWVNRWRRHGEAGLLDRPSVPHHQPTATPAEAITRIEQLRRQRKYSARRIATELSAEGVMISVRTVGRQLLHLGLNRRRFLDPTGAGNRQPRRILARWPGHMVHLDVKKTGEIPDGGGWRVHGKGSDQDKRVACGKTRGERARYIYLHSAIDGYSRLAYTEALPDEKARTAIGFVHRARAFFARHGIAHIHRLVTDNGACYRAKDFAVVLRGARHQRITPYTPRHNGKVERYNRILAEEFLYARVWTSEHHRTAALAVWNVHYNYHRPHTAAGDQPPASRLSTGVTNVMASYS; encoded by the coding sequence ATGCATCACCGTAATGCCCCACTGTCTGTCGAGGGCCGCCGTCGGCTCGTGCAGCGGTGCCAGACCCGCCCGATCGCCCACGTCGCCGCCGAGATGGGCCTCTCCCGCCAATGCGCCAGCAAGTGGGTCAACCGCTGGCGCCGCCACGGCGAGGCAGGGCTGCTCGATCGCCCGAGCGTTCCGCACCACCAGCCCACCGCCACACCTGCCGAGGCCATCACCCGGATCGAGCAGCTGCGCCGGCAGCGGAAGTATTCAGCGCGCCGGATCGCCACCGAACTTTCCGCCGAGGGTGTGATGATCTCGGTGCGGACCGTTGGTCGGCAGCTGCTGCATCTCGGGCTGAACCGGCGCAGGTTCCTCGACCCCACCGGCGCCGGCAACCGCCAGCCGCGGCGGATCCTCGCTCGCTGGCCAGGGCACATGGTCCACCTGGACGTGAAAAAGACCGGCGAGATCCCCGACGGTGGTGGCTGGCGCGTCCACGGCAAAGGCAGCGACCAGGACAAACGGGTTGCCTGCGGCAAGACCCGCGGCGAGCGGGCCCGCTACATCTACCTGCACTCCGCGATCGACGGCTACTCCCGCCTGGCCTACACCGAAGCTCTCCCCGATGAGAAGGCTCGGACCGCGATCGGATTCGTCCACCGCGCCCGCGCGTTCTTCGCCCGTCACGGCATCGCCCACATTCATCGCCTGGTCACCGACAACGGCGCCTGCTACCGCGCGAAGGACTTCGCCGTCGTCCTGCGCGGAGCCCGCCACCAGCGGATCACGCCCTACACCCCACGCCACAACGGGAAAGTCGAACGCTACAACCGAATCCTGGCCGAAGAATTCCTCTACGCCCGCGTCTGGACCAGCGAACACCACCGCACCGCGGCTCTGGCGGTCTGGAACGTGCACTACAACTACCATCGGCCACACACTGCCGCCGGAGATCAGCCACCAGCATCCCGGCTCTCCACCGGCGTCACCAACGTCATGGCCTCATACAGCTAG
- a CDS encoding prolyl oligopeptidase family serine peptidase — protein MSTYPDAKIPEELFDDAELERRWRARFSAPRVSLPDWARDAPARSLYVSNSSGTWELYAWDRDSGEHRQVTDRPNGTFHGTLSSDGTRVWWFDDTDGDEFGKWVSEDFTYGGEKPAEAVPGTHAGYPAGLALGPTVTGIGMSTDDGVTIWVSKHGASPEVVYEHEQDGGLSALSWDESLLVLSHSEHGDSRHPALRVLRVSDAATVAEKYDGPGKGLDALDFAPVSGDPRLLVLHERHGREELLIWDVLADTEQELDLGLPGEVSADWYPDGSALLIAHTHRARTTMHRYDLASGELTDLSTPAGTVGNASVRPDRSVEYSWSSAATPGLVRTLTADGEDRVLLTPPGERAPGSQPVGDVFVEVPYGPNETVHALVSRPENSGDEPLPTVFNLHGGPHAADEDRFSSYRAAWLDAGFAVVEINYRGSTGYGSAWRDAIEGRPGLTELADVARVHDWAVAEGLTTPALSVVAGASWGGYLTLLALGTQPQRWAGGVAGVPVADYVSAYADEMEPLRAYDRALFGGSPEDVPAVYRDCSPLTYVDEVRAPVLVLAGDNDPRCPLRQILNYLDRLSARQVPFEFYRYDAGHGSLVVAETLRQVSAEIHFAQRAVGLA, from the coding sequence GTGAGCACCTATCCTGACGCGAAGATCCCGGAAGAGCTGTTCGACGACGCCGAGCTGGAGCGGCGCTGGCGGGCGCGGTTCAGCGCGCCGCGCGTGTCCCTGCCGGACTGGGCGCGCGACGCCCCGGCGCGCAGTCTGTACGTCTCCAACAGCAGCGGAACCTGGGAGCTCTACGCCTGGGACCGGGACTCCGGCGAACACCGGCAGGTCACCGACCGGCCGAACGGCACCTTCCACGGCACCTTGTCCTCGGACGGGACGCGGGTGTGGTGGTTCGACGACACCGACGGCGACGAGTTCGGCAAGTGGGTCAGCGAGGACTTCACCTACGGCGGCGAGAAGCCGGCCGAGGCGGTGCCGGGCACGCACGCCGGCTACCCGGCCGGGCTGGCGCTCGGGCCGACCGTGACCGGGATCGGGATGTCCACCGACGACGGCGTCACGATCTGGGTGTCGAAGCACGGCGCGAGCCCGGAAGTCGTCTACGAGCACGAGCAGGACGGCGGTCTTTCCGCGCTGTCCTGGGACGAGTCGCTGCTGGTGCTGTCGCACTCGGAACACGGCGACAGCAGGCACCCGGCGCTGCGGGTGCTGCGGGTGTCCGACGCGGCGACCGTCGCCGAGAAGTACGACGGGCCGGGCAAGGGCCTGGACGCGCTGGACTTCGCGCCGGTGAGCGGGGATCCGCGGCTGCTGGTGCTGCACGAGCGGCACGGCCGCGAAGAGCTGCTGATCTGGGACGTGCTCGCGGACACCGAGCAGGAGCTCGACCTCGGACTGCCCGGTGAGGTCTCCGCGGACTGGTACCCGGACGGTTCGGCGCTGCTGATCGCGCACACCCATCGGGCGCGCACCACGATGCACCGCTACGACCTGGCTTCTGGCGAGCTGACCGACCTGTCGACCCCGGCCGGGACGGTCGGCAACGCCTCGGTGCGACCGGACCGGTCGGTGGAGTACTCGTGGTCGTCGGCCGCGACGCCGGGGCTGGTGCGCACGCTGACCGCGGACGGCGAGGACCGCGTGCTGCTGACGCCTCCCGGGGAGCGGGCGCCCGGTTCGCAGCCGGTCGGCGACGTGTTCGTGGAAGTGCCGTACGGGCCGAACGAGACCGTGCACGCGCTGGTATCCCGCCCGGAAAACTCCGGGGACGAGCCGTTGCCCACGGTGTTCAACCTGCACGGTGGGCCGCACGCGGCCGACGAGGACCGGTTCTCGTCGTACCGGGCGGCGTGGCTGGACGCGGGCTTCGCCGTGGTGGAGATCAACTACCGGGGTTCGACCGGTTACGGCTCGGCTTGGCGGGACGCCATCGAGGGGCGTCCGGGGCTGACCGAGCTGGCCGACGTCGCCAGGGTGCACGACTGGGCCGTCGCGGAAGGGCTCACCACGCCAGCGTTGAGCGTGGTCGCCGGAGCTTCGTGGGGCGGCTACCTGACGTTGCTGGCGCTGGGCACGCAACCGCAGCGGTGGGCGGGCGGCGTGGCCGGGGTGCCGGTGGCGGACTACGTCTCGGCCTACGCCGATGAGATGGAGCCGTTGCGCGCCTACGACCGCGCGTTGTTCGGCGGCTCGCCGGAGGACGTCCCCGCGGTGTACCGGGACTGCTCGCCGCTGACCTACGTCGACGAGGTCCGCGCGCCGGTGCTGGTGCTGGCCGGGGACAACGATCCGCGCTGTCCGCTCCGGCAGATCCTGAACTACCTGGACCGGCTGTCCGCGCGGCAGGTGCCGTTCGAGTTCTACCGCTACGACGCCGGGCACGGTTCGCTGGTGGTGGCCGAGACGCTGCGCCAGGTTTCCGCGGAGATCCACTTCGCGCAGCGGGCCGTCGGGCTGGCTTGA
- a CDS encoding ABC transporter ATP-binding protein, whose protein sequence is MSAAPGIREVFARFRPFLRPERGGLLVAAVLLVISALADTAGIWMFMLITDDALATGRLAEFWAPGLSWLAIAAVGAAASFGGSYFSARAAERFLVRLRAHVFAHLQRLSPDFFARSKLGDLVSRLSGDVEAVERLVASGMVETVTAMFSVVLYAGAALYLRWDLALLSFALAPVFWLVARSFANRIRSASRDERAGNGELSTVVEEGLGHIELVQAANQQPRKSAELHAASMRWFRAKITEARLSALYPPLVTMVETGCVLLVIGVGVWEISAQRISIGGLMAFAAYIGYLYPPLQDLGRITMAVTAARAGSERLIELMDAQPAVADAPSGVSLPPRRPAGRAIEFDRVGFGYPGAGRAALRDFRLHVRPGEFVLVTGPSGAGKSTLARLLLRFYDPGAGRVLLDGVELPRLPLHEVRDQIAYVPQEADVLHGTVADNIAFAAPGASRADVVAAAQEADADEFVRALPDGYDTVLGERGALLSGGQRRRIAIARAVLRRAPVLVLDEPTNGLDQESKRNVLAPLRRLARTRTTLLISHDPDLAELADRIVRLRGQGTNAAGNAPVQQEPTASAAGPDDTSTVRLRPPWPAGLTDPLHARHR, encoded by the coding sequence ATGAGCGCTGCGCCGGGAATTCGCGAGGTTTTCGCCCGCTTCCGGCCGTTCCTGCGCCCGGAGCGCGGTGGCCTGCTGGTCGCTGCGGTGCTGCTGGTGATCTCCGCGCTGGCCGACACCGCGGGCATCTGGATGTTCATGCTGATCACCGACGACGCGCTGGCGACCGGCAGGTTGGCGGAGTTCTGGGCGCCGGGCCTGTCCTGGCTGGCGATCGCGGCGGTCGGCGCAGCGGCCTCCTTCGGCGGCTCCTACTTTTCCGCGCGGGCGGCCGAACGTTTCCTGGTGCGGTTGCGCGCGCACGTCTTCGCGCATTTGCAGCGGCTTTCCCCGGATTTCTTCGCGCGCAGCAAACTGGGCGATCTGGTCTCGCGGCTCTCCGGGGACGTGGAGGCGGTGGAACGGCTCGTCGCATCCGGCATGGTCGAGACCGTCACCGCGATGTTCAGCGTGGTCCTCTACGCGGGCGCCGCGCTGTACCTGCGCTGGGACCTGGCGCTGCTTTCGTTCGCGCTCGCGCCGGTTTTCTGGCTGGTGGCGCGTAGCTTCGCGAACCGGATCAGGTCGGCGTCGCGGGACGAGCGGGCGGGCAACGGCGAGCTGAGCACGGTCGTCGAAGAAGGACTCGGGCACATCGAGCTGGTGCAGGCCGCGAACCAGCAGCCGCGCAAATCCGCCGAGCTGCACGCCGCCTCGATGCGCTGGTTCCGCGCGAAGATCACCGAGGCGCGGCTGTCCGCGCTGTACCCGCCGCTGGTCACGATGGTCGAGACGGGGTGCGTGCTGCTGGTGATCGGCGTCGGCGTGTGGGAGATCTCGGCGCAGCGCATCAGCATCGGCGGCCTGATGGCGTTCGCCGCCTACATCGGCTACCTGTACCCGCCGCTGCAGGACCTCGGCCGGATCACCATGGCGGTGACCGCCGCGCGCGCCGGTTCGGAGCGGTTGATCGAGCTCATGGACGCGCAACCGGCGGTGGCCGACGCGCCCAGCGGCGTGTCGTTGCCGCCGCGGCGCCCCGCGGGGCGGGCGATCGAGTTCGACCGGGTCGGTTTCGGCTACCCGGGCGCGGGCCGGGCTGCGCTTCGCGACTTCCGGCTGCACGTTCGGCCGGGAGAGTTCGTGCTGGTCACCGGCCCCAGCGGAGCCGGGAAATCGACGCTGGCGAGGCTGCTGCTGCGGTTCTACGACCCGGGCGCGGGCCGGGTGCTGCTGGACGGCGTGGAATTGCCCCGGCTCCCGCTGCACGAGGTTCGCGACCAGATCGCCTACGTGCCGCAGGAAGCCGACGTGCTGCACGGAACGGTCGCGGACAACATCGCGTTCGCCGCGCCAGGGGCGTCTCGGGCCGACGTCGTCGCAGCGGCTCAGGAAGCCGACGCCGACGAGTTCGTCCGCGCCTTGCCGGACGGCTACGACACGGTGCTCGGGGAGCGCGGAGCGCTGCTTTCCGGCGGCCAGCGCAGACGGATCGCCATCGCCCGCGCCGTGCTGCGCCGTGCTCCAGTGCTGGTGTTGGACGAACCGACCAACGGACTGGACCAGGAGTCCAAGCGCAACGTCCTCGCCCCGCTGCGCCGGCTCGCCCGCACCCGCACGACCTTGCTGATCAGCCACGATCCTGATCTCGCCGAACTGGCCGACCGGATCGTGCGGCTGCGCGGGCAAGGCACGAACGCTGCCGGGAACGCGCCGGTTCAGCAGGAGCCGACGGCATCGGCTGCCGGTCCCGACGACACCTCCACGGTCCGGCTCCGCCCGCCGTGGCCTGCGGGGCTCACCGATCCGCTGCACGCGCGGCACCGGTGA